CCGCGATGCCCGCGCCCTCCGATCAGGCCACCCAGGTGCTCGGGGGCGCCGGCGCGCTCGTGCCGCAGCAGCACCGCACCGACGAGATCGGCGACAGCACCTCGGCGCTGGCGGTGCAGTCGCGCAAGCGCCGCCGCCGCGGGCCGATCATCATCCTCATCGTGCTGCTGCTCGCGATCGCGGGCGGCGTCGCCGGCTGGTGGTTCAGCGCGGGGCCCGGCGCGCTCGTCGTCGTGCCGCAGGAGATCCGCGGGATGACCTTCGAGGACGCGAAGGCCGAGCTCGAGCAGCGCGGCCTCACGGTCCAGGAGGAGCCCGGCGACGCCGTCTTCGACATCGAGATCGAGCCCGAGCTCGTCGCGCAGTCCGACCCGAGCTTCGGCATCCCCGCCGCGAAGGACGCGCCGATCGTGCTCCACCTCTCCAAGGGGCCCGAGCCGAAGGCGATGACGATCGAGCGCGGGATGCCGGAGCCCGAGGCGCAGGCGATCGTCGACGAGGCGAACTGGACGGCCGAGGAGCCGGATCGGCGCTTCGCGAACAAGGTGCCCGAGGGCCAGGTCATCGACGTGCTCGACGGCGAGGGCGACAGCCTCCTCGAGACGGAGGAGTACGGCGAGGGGCTCCCGGTGCAGCTCGTCGTCTCGCTCGGACCGGTGCCGGACGTGCGCGGGCTCAGCTTCGAGGAGGCCGCCCAGCGGCTCCGGCAGGCCGGTCTCACGGCGGTCGAGGGCGAGCGCCGCTTCTCGAGCGACTACGAGGAGGGGCAGGTCTCGGCGATCGTCACGACGACGGGCGGCACCCAGATCGTGTTCCGCGAGGGCGACCGGATCACGCTCGTCATCTCGCGCGGACCCGACCTCGTCGACATCCCCGATGTCGTCGGCAGCTCGATCAACGATGCCGCCGCCGCGCTCCGCGAGGCCGACTTCGAGGTGCAGATCGAGACCAACGCGCCCGAGGGGCTGTGGGGCATCGCGACCGTGCAGGAGGTCGTGCCGAGTCAGGA
The Homoserinibacter sp. YIM 151385 DNA segment above includes these coding regions:
- the pknB gene encoding Stk1 family PASTA domain-containing Ser/Thr kinase; the protein is MIGRLIDGRYQVRSRIARGGMATVYLATDLRLERRVAIKIMHGHLADDTQFKQRFIQEARSAARLAHPNVVNVFDQGQDHDSAYLVMEYLPGITLRELLHDYGALTSEQAIDIAEAVLSGLSAAHKAGIVHRDLKPENVLLADDGRIKIGDFGLARAASANTATGQALLGTIAYLSPELVTRGVADTRSDIYAVGIMLFEMLTGEQPFKGEQPMQIAYQHANDSVPPPSRRNPKVPAELDELVLWATARDPEERPVDARALLEQLHETESLLQTALPTSATQVQRTMVLPSAPAMPAPSDQATQVLGGAGALVPQQHRTDEIGDSTSALAVQSRKRRRRGPIIILIVLLLAIAGGVAGWWFSAGPGALVVVPQEIRGMTFEDAKAELEQRGLTVQEEPGDAVFDIEIEPELVAQSDPSFGIPAAKDAPIVLHLSKGPEPKAMTIERGMPEPEAQAIVDEANWTAEEPDRRFANKVPEGQVIDVLDGEGDSLLETEEYGEGLPVQLVVSLGPVPDVRGLSFEEAAQRLRQAGLTAVEGERRFSSDYEEGQVSAIVTTTGGTQIVFREGDRITLVISRGPDLVDIPDVVGSSINDAAAALREADFEVQIETNAPEGLWGIATVQEVVPSQDERAERGATITIRANF